A stretch of the Halomonas sp. BDJS001 genome encodes the following:
- a CDS encoding efflux RND transporter permease subunit, whose product MFAAIIRHGILVSVTTLILLILGIAAIWRIPVQMIPDLETRVIGIETQWPGATPQDIEKDILIEQEEFLRNVPNLQRMESTASSGSAEIELEFPFGVDLTETLIRVNNALSQVPSYPNNVDQPRIVANSFSANAFMYFNVGPREGNPRQLDMPAMRDYLEDNVRPRLESVAGVSEVTVSGGAERQMQLLIDPETLVARELSIADIQAALQNRNQDVSGGNLETGKRRYLLRTVGRFEDVESLEALILIRDGDAVTRLSDVAEVRQSYAELTSRAYSSDGQPVLSVQVRREPGANVIDIKRAMLDEVDTLNAGMLAQQGMRMTLSSDDVRYVESSIANVWVNLGLGALFATLVMYTFLRSARATLAGVIGIPICTIAAFLGLLLAERTLNVISLAGVAFAIGMTIDNTIVVLESIETQRRRGLARFEAALEGVKQVWPAVLASTLTTILVFVPIFFIQQEAGQLYSDIAVAISTSIIVSMVVAITVIPTLGAHIDFRGKESASTSAPRWMRGCLWVVNSIIRTASRRFLAIVLGIVGGIGIFVWLTPPAEYLPEGEEAKTFASMNAPASYNLATMDAIAQTLQQELEPHVGAEPERFERGDTDVPPIRTMGIQAEAQSLRIIAETIDPTHIEALMDALTQRFERYPDMRAFAARGSIISSNDGGTRSITLDIAGNDLNELYTTANAIYQRAEAVFDNPRIQSRPSALDLGQPLIEVYPNWERAAEVGLDTGELGTTVAVLTNGAYLDDFYLDDEKIDLYGYGPDAGDIDLDDLATLPIHTPSGISVPLNTLADIQETVGTATLRRVDGRRSVTLDVLPPRSVALEAGIETMQREVIDYLSDEGELPANINVTVSGAGDQLDATRQALTGNALIALAIVYLLLVAIFAHWGYPLLILATIPLGAAGGIVGLWLMNTVGAQLPKIGLNAISQPFDMITMLGFLILMGTVVNNPILVVHQARENLRTASMGVREAVQHAVESRLRPIAMTTLTTLCGLSPLVFLPGEGTELYRGVGAIVLFGLLGTAIVTVTFLPALTVAVLSWKSERQST is encoded by the coding sequence GATATCGAGAAGGATATCCTGATCGAACAGGAGGAGTTCCTGCGCAATGTGCCCAACCTGCAGCGCATGGAGTCCACCGCCAGCAGCGGCAGCGCCGAAATCGAGCTGGAGTTCCCGTTTGGCGTCGATCTCACCGAAACCTTGATTCGGGTTAACAATGCGCTAAGCCAGGTGCCCTCCTACCCCAACAATGTCGACCAGCCGCGCATTGTCGCTAACTCTTTTTCCGCTAACGCCTTTATGTACTTTAACGTTGGCCCCCGGGAGGGTAACCCGCGCCAGCTCGATATGCCCGCTATGCGCGACTACCTGGAGGATAACGTCCGCCCGCGCCTGGAGAGCGTTGCTGGCGTGTCGGAAGTGACGGTTTCCGGAGGTGCAGAGCGGCAGATGCAGTTGCTGATCGACCCTGAAACACTAGTCGCCCGTGAACTGAGTATTGCTGATATTCAGGCCGCCCTTCAGAACCGCAATCAGGATGTCTCCGGTGGCAACCTTGAGACCGGTAAACGCCGCTACCTGCTGCGTACCGTGGGCCGCTTTGAGGATGTTGAGAGTCTTGAAGCGCTGATTCTCATCCGTGACGGCGACGCGGTCACCCGGCTAAGCGATGTGGCTGAGGTGCGCCAATCCTACGCCGAACTCACCTCCCGGGCTTACAGCTCGGACGGTCAGCCGGTACTGAGCGTGCAGGTGCGCCGGGAACCGGGCGCCAACGTCATCGATATCAAGCGCGCCATGCTCGACGAGGTCGATACATTAAACGCTGGAATGCTGGCTCAGCAGGGTATGCGCATGACGCTCTCCAGCGACGACGTGCGCTACGTGGAATCGTCAATTGCCAATGTGTGGGTCAACCTGGGCCTGGGTGCGCTGTTTGCCACCCTGGTGATGTACACCTTTCTGCGCTCTGCGCGCGCAACCCTGGCTGGCGTCATCGGCATTCCTATCTGCACCATCGCCGCCTTTCTAGGCCTGCTGCTGGCAGAGCGCACGCTCAACGTTATTTCGCTGGCGGGTGTCGCTTTCGCTATTGGCATGACCATTGATAACACTATCGTGGTACTTGAGAGCATCGAGACCCAGCGTCGCCGTGGCCTGGCGCGTTTTGAAGCGGCTCTGGAGGGCGTCAAGCAAGTGTGGCCCGCGGTGCTGGCCTCAACGTTGACGACTATTTTAGTTTTCGTGCCGATCTTCTTTATCCAGCAGGAAGCCGGGCAGCTTTACTCCGATATTGCGGTGGCTATCTCGACCTCGATTATTGTCTCGATGGTGGTCGCGATTACCGTGATTCCCACCCTGGGCGCGCATATCGATTTTCGCGGTAAGGAGAGCGCCTCAACCTCTGCTCCTCGCTGGATGCGCGGTTGCCTGTGGGTGGTTAATAGCATTATCCGCACCGCCTCCCGGCGCTTTCTCGCTATCGTGCTGGGCATTGTGGGGGGTATCGGCATTTTTGTCTGGCTGACGCCCCCGGCGGAGTACCTGCCCGAAGGCGAAGAGGCCAAAACCTTTGCCAGCATGAACGCCCCGGCAAGTTACAACCTGGCCACCATGGATGCGATTGCCCAAACCTTGCAACAGGAGTTGGAGCCCCATGTGGGCGCTGAGCCAGAGCGCTTCGAGCGCGGTGACACCGACGTTCCGCCGATTCGCACCATGGGTATTCAAGCAGAAGCCCAGAGCCTGCGAATCATCGCTGAAACCATCGACCCCACCCATATCGAAGCCTTGATGGACGCCCTCACACAGCGCTTTGAAAGATATCCAGACATGCGCGCCTTTGCCGCCCGCGGATCGATTATCTCCAGCAATGATGGGGGCACGCGCAGTATCACGCTGGATATTGCTGGCAACGATCTAAACGAACTCTATACCACCGCCAATGCGATTTATCAGCGCGCCGAGGCGGTGTTCGACAACCCGCGTATTCAGTCGCGCCCCTCCGCCCTGGATCTTGGCCAGCCGCTAATCGAGGTGTATCCCAATTGGGAGCGCGCCGCAGAAGTCGGCCTGGATACCGGCGAGTTGGGTACCACCGTGGCGGTGCTTACCAACGGCGCCTACCTGGATGACTTTTATCTCGACGATGAGAAAATCGACCTCTACGGCTACGGCCCAGACGCGGGGGATATTGATCTCGATGACCTGGCCACCCTGCCCATTCACACGCCCTCAGGGATAAGCGTTCCGCTCAACACCCTTGCTGATATTCAGGAAACCGTGGGAACGGCTACGCTACGAAGGGTAGACGGTCGCCGCAGCGTTACGCTAGACGTCCTTCCACCGCGCAGCGTAGCGCTGGAAGCCGGTATCGAGACGATGCAGCGTGAGGTGATTGACTACCTGAGCGACGAAGGCGAGTTGCCCGCTAACATTAATGTCACGGTGAGCGGTGCTGGCGACCAGCTAGATGCCACACGGCAGGCACTAACCGGCAATGCGTTAATCGCACTGGCGATTGTGTATCTGCTGCTGGTGGCAATTTTTGCTCACTGGGGTTACCCGCTGCTTATTCTCGCTACTATTCCGCTAGGCGCCGCTGGGGGGATTGTGGGGCTCTGGCTGATGAATACGGTAGGCGCTCAACTGCCGAAAATTGGCTTGAATGCCATCAGCCAGCCGTTTGATATGATCACCATGTTGGGATTCTTGATTCTGATGGGGACAGTGGTCAACAACCCGATATTGGTAGTTCATCAGGCGAGGGAGAATTTACGCACGGCGAGCATGGGTGTTCGCGAAGCCGTTCAACACGCGGTAGAAAGCCGCTTGCGGCCTATCGCGATGACCACGCTAACCACTTTGTGTGGCCTTTCACCGCTGGTGTTTCTACCTGGGGAAGGCACCGAGCTTTACCGCGGTGTCGGTGCCATTGTGCTGTTCGGCCTGCTCGGCACGGCGATTGTGACCGTTACGTTCCTGCCCGCTCTAACGGTTGCCGTGCTGAGCTGGAAAAGCGAAAGGCAATCTACTTGA
- the trpC gene encoding indole-3-glycerol phosphate synthase TrpC, whose product MTQQATPTILTRILARKEQEVAERRQAVSEADLLALGEQQSAPRGFIAALNARIAAGDPAIIAEVKKASPSKGVIREEFHPSDIAKSYAQGGAACLSVLTDADFFQGHEDYLIAARDVCSLPVIRKDFITHGYQVCEARAIGADCILLIVAALDDAQLRDLNQQATHLGMDVLVEVHDAEELERALALDLKLVGINNRNLHTFETSLNTTLDLLPRIPEGVTVITESGIHTRDDVELMRDHNVNGFLVGEAFMRESDPGLALKRLFF is encoded by the coding sequence ATGACTCAACAGGCAACGCCGACTATTTTAACGCGCATTCTGGCTCGCAAAGAGCAGGAAGTGGCTGAGCGCCGTCAGGCCGTTTCAGAGGCGGATCTGCTCGCCCTCGGTGAGCAGCAGAGCGCCCCGCGTGGTTTTATCGCAGCCCTCAACGCGCGCATTGCAGCGGGTGATCCGGCGATTATTGCGGAGGTGAAAAAAGCCTCGCCCTCAAAGGGCGTGATTCGTGAAGAGTTTCACCCCTCGGATATCGCCAAAAGCTATGCCCAGGGTGGCGCCGCCTGTCTCTCCGTGCTGACTGACGCCGACTTTTTCCAGGGACACGAAGACTATCTCATCGCTGCCCGTGATGTCTGTTCGCTGCCGGTGATTCGCAAAGACTTTATTACCCACGGCTATCAGGTCTGTGAGGCACGCGCCATTGGCGCTGACTGTATTCTACTGATTGTCGCTGCCCTGGACGACGCCCAGCTGCGCGACCTGAATCAGCAGGCTACTCACTTGGGGATGGATGTATTGGTTGAAGTCCACGATGCTGAGGAACTTGAGCGCGCCCTTGCGCTGGATCTTAAGCTGGTGGGCATCAACAACCGTAACCTACATACCTTTGAAACCAGCCTCAACACCACACTGGATCTGCTGCCGCGTATTCCAGAGGGCGTTACGGTGATTACCGAATCCGGTATTCATACCCGCGATGACGTGGAGCTGATGCGCGACCATAACGTTAACGGCTTCCTGGTCGGCGAAGCCTTTATGCGTGAGAGTGATCCAGGCTTGGCACTTAAACGGCTATTCTTTTAG
- the trpD gene encoding anthranilate phosphoribosyltransferase — MQMRDAINAVMRREDLSFDAMHALMRQIMTGDASDAQIGGLLVGLAMKGETAAEISAAAQVMRELMKRVELSADNVVDIVGTGGDGANLFNVSTAASFVAAAAGAHVAKHGNRSVSSSSGSADLFDVAGIYLDLRPDQVARCIEQVGVGFMFAPNHHPAMRYAIGPRREMGVRTLFNILGPLTNPAGAPNQVLGVYAPELVPLMAEVLKTLGSRHVMVVHSEDGLDEISLASPTLVAELKEGKISQYTITPEELGIERQSLATLKAATAEDSLRLVKAALSGEGAAADMVALNAGAALYCAGVADTLKEGVMVAQDAQASKLPLEKLKELSHFTSVFKQ, encoded by the coding sequence ATGCAAATGCGAGATGCGATTAATGCGGTGATGCGCCGCGAAGACCTCTCTTTCGATGCGATGCACGCCTTGATGCGCCAAATCATGACCGGCGATGCATCTGACGCGCAAATTGGCGGCCTGCTGGTAGGCCTCGCCATGAAAGGCGAAACCGCCGCGGAAATTAGCGCTGCCGCCCAGGTAATGCGCGAGCTGATGAAGCGCGTTGAGCTGAGTGCTGACAACGTTGTGGATATTGTCGGTACCGGTGGTGATGGCGCTAACCTGTTTAACGTTTCCACCGCTGCCAGTTTTGTCGCCGCGGCTGCTGGAGCGCACGTGGCCAAACACGGTAACCGTAGCGTTTCATCGTCATCGGGCAGTGCGGATCTGTTCGATGTGGCGGGTATCTACCTGGATCTCAGGCCTGATCAAGTAGCGCGCTGTATCGAGCAGGTAGGCGTAGGCTTTATGTTTGCACCCAATCATCACCCGGCCATGCGCTATGCTATTGGCCCGCGCCGAGAAATGGGCGTGCGCACGCTGTTTAATATTTTAGGCCCGCTGACCAATCCTGCGGGGGCGCCCAACCAAGTACTGGGTGTTTACGCGCCGGAGCTGGTGCCGCTGATGGCGGAAGTGCTGAAAACTCTGGGCAGCCGCCATGTAATGGTCGTACATTCTGAGGACGGCCTGGACGAGATCTCACTAGCCAGCCCTACCTTGGTAGCCGAGCTCAAAGAGGGGAAGATTAGCCAGTATACCATTACCCCCGAAGAGCTGGGTATTGAGCGCCAGAGCCTGGCAACGCTGAAAGCCGCCACTGCAGAAGACAGCCTACGCCTGGTCAAGGCCGCGCTGTCTGGTGAAGGCGCGGCTGCCGATATGGTCGCGCTAAACGCCGGCGCCGCGCTCTACTGTGCGGGCGTGGCAGACACCTTAAAAGAGGGGGTGATGGTTGCCCAGGACGCTCAGGCCTCTAAACTGCCGCTTGAAAAACTCAAAGAGCTGTCGCACTTCACCAGCGTTTTTAAGCAGTAG
- a CDS encoding anthranilate synthase component II gives MAQAQSVQKQPSQEQTAPKVVMLDNYDSFTFNIVQYLGELGANVITHLNDAITIEQIEAHAPTHLVVSPGPCTPNEAGVSMAAIKHFAGKLPILGVCLGHQAIGQVYGGKVVRAPQVMHGKTSAVRHANQGVFEGLDNPVEVTRYHSLVVDKASLPDCLQVTAWTGDDDVTPGLVMGFRHRELDIEGVQFHPESILTRQGHELLANFLKRG, from the coding sequence ATGGCGCAAGCTCAGTCGGTGCAGAAACAGCCATCTCAGGAGCAGACAGCGCCGAAAGTGGTGATGTTGGATAATTACGATAGCTTTACGTTTAACATCGTGCAGTATCTGGGTGAGCTGGGCGCAAACGTTATCACCCACCTCAATGACGCCATCACCATTGAGCAAATCGAAGCGCACGCGCCGACGCACCTGGTGGTGTCGCCCGGCCCCTGCACACCCAATGAGGCGGGAGTCTCCATGGCTGCCATCAAACACTTTGCAGGCAAGCTACCTATTTTGGGCGTCTGCCTTGGCCATCAGGCGATTGGCCAAGTGTATGGGGGGAAGGTCGTGCGTGCGCCGCAGGTGATGCACGGCAAAACCTCTGCTGTGCGACACGCTAATCAAGGCGTTTTTGAAGGGCTGGATAATCCCGTTGAGGTGACTCGCTATCACTCCCTGGTGGTTGATAAAGCGAGCCTACCCGACTGTTTGCAAGTCACTGCCTGGACAGGCGATGACGATGTAACCCCCGGGTTAGTCATGGGATTTCGTCATCGCGAACTGGATATTGAAGGGGTTCAGTTTCACCCCGAGTCGATTCTTACCCGCCAAGGCCATGAGCTGTTGGCCAACTTTTTAAAACGCGGCTAA
- a CDS encoding metal ABC transporter substrate-binding protein, with the protein MSKWVTWVCALLFVALLSAAPAYANTTLRVIASFSVMEELVKRVAGDTVSVNVIVPRGEDVHRWELTPPNVLALEETHIVFYNGLGLEPWIRHVEAMSDDELTLVEVAREADYTPLIISTGQYKGELDPHMWMDPEGAAAYIDVIAETLAAHLPDQAEAFYTRAEEARKALNNLNLAVKERLDGIPQTNRTLVTSEAGFGYFARAYAFEALGVWGVNHETQGSAQAMAKMSEYLTNNRPRPPSLFFESTTPSIHMDALSREASIPLAGPLYVDSLSGADGPAANYSAMLRHNAEVMHTALGGATAE; encoded by the coding sequence ATGTCAAAGTGGGTTACCTGGGTATGTGCGCTCTTATTCGTCGCGCTGCTAAGCGCTGCGCCAGCGTATGCCAATACAACGCTGCGCGTTATTGCCTCCTTTTCCGTCATGGAGGAACTGGTAAAACGGGTGGCGGGCGACACAGTCAGCGTTAATGTCATTGTGCCGCGGGGGGAAGATGTTCACCGCTGGGAGTTAACGCCGCCCAACGTGCTGGCGCTGGAAGAGACCCATATCGTGTTTTATAACGGGCTTGGGCTAGAACCCTGGATACGCCACGTCGAAGCGATGTCTGACGATGAGCTTACGCTAGTGGAAGTGGCTAGAGAAGCCGACTATACACCGCTAATCATCTCGACCGGGCAGTATAAAGGCGAGCTGGATCCGCATATGTGGATGGATCCAGAGGGGGCAGCGGCCTACATTGATGTGATTGCCGAGACCCTGGCAGCGCACCTACCCGACCAGGCCGAAGCGTTTTATACCCGTGCTGAAGAGGCACGCAAAGCGTTGAACAACCTTAATCTAGCGGTGAAAGAGCGCCTGGACGGCATTCCACAAACGAACCGTACCTTAGTGACCAGTGAGGCAGGCTTTGGCTATTTCGCCCGCGCCTACGCCTTTGAAGCCCTAGGTGTGTGGGGCGTTAATCACGAAACCCAGGGCAGCGCCCAGGCCATGGCCAAAATGAGCGAATACCTCACTAATAATCGCCCACGACCTCCGTCGCTGTTTTTTGAAAGCACCACCCCAAGCATTCACATGGATGCCCTGTCCAGAGAAGCCTCAATTCCTCTTGCGGGCCCGCTGTATGTGGACTCATTAAGCGGTGCAGACGGCCCGGCAGCCAACTATTCGGCCATGCTGCGCCATAATGCAGAAGTCATGCATACTGCCCTGGGGGGCGCGACGGCAGAGTAG
- a CDS encoding phosphoglycolate phosphatase has protein sequence MQVHSSHYSERHAVLQGKRLIAFDLDGTLIDSVPDLAVAVARTLNELDLPAPSGAEVRDWVGNGAPVLVERALTWALEAAPEPALLKRGYDVFMVHYGAAPNTLTTLYPGVKQALQALHQQGLTLVLITNKPERFIEPLLSHFELLDYFTLCIGGDSLPEKKPHPLPLLHAARHCQVPPEACVMVGDSRHDIAAGKAAGFTTLALPYGYNHGEPIESSCPDLVLSSLTELLAAPLKAPATD, from the coding sequence TTGCAAGTACATTCAAGTCACTACTCAGAACGACACGCGGTGCTACAAGGAAAACGGCTGATTGCCTTCGACTTGGACGGCACGCTGATCGATTCAGTGCCGGATCTTGCCGTCGCAGTGGCGCGCACCTTAAATGAGCTGGATTTGCCAGCGCCGAGTGGGGCGGAGGTGAGGGACTGGGTCGGCAATGGTGCGCCCGTATTGGTTGAAAGAGCCCTGACCTGGGCGCTAGAAGCAGCACCGGAACCTGCTCTTCTGAAGCGCGGTTATGATGTGTTTATGGTGCACTACGGCGCTGCCCCCAATACCCTGACAACGCTCTACCCTGGGGTCAAACAAGCACTGCAGGCACTGCATCAGCAAGGCCTGACGTTGGTGTTGATCACCAATAAGCCCGAACGCTTTATTGAGCCGCTGCTAAGTCACTTCGAGCTGCTGGACTATTTCACCCTCTGCATTGGTGGTGATTCGCTGCCCGAAAAGAAGCCCCATCCTTTACCGTTGTTGCATGCTGCTCGACACTGCCAAGTGCCGCCAGAGGCGTGTGTGATGGTAGGCGACTCCCGTCATGATATAGCTGCTGGCAAGGCCGCGGGCTTTACGACCCTGGCGCTACCCTACGGCTATAATCATGGTGAACCGATTGAAAGCAGCTGCCCTGATCTGGTGCTCAGTTCGTTAACCGAATTACTGGCCGCTCCCTTGAAGGCACCGGCAACTGATTAA
- a CDS encoding NAD(P)/FAD-dependent oxidoreductase gives MPTPRIVIVGAGAGGLALATRLGRTLGKRKRAEIVLLDRNTTHVWKPLLHELATGVLNSSMDEVDLRGHSSAHFYRFQRGSLTGINREQQTLQLAPILDEEGYEVLPARELAYDYLVMAIGSVSNDFGTPGVAEHCHFIDSPEQAKAFQRDMINTFLRYTDPNLRQHTQLTIGIVGGGATGVELAAELFDASRMLNAYGVTALDNQQISVHLLEAAPRLLPGLSERVSQTVKTELEEMGVTVHTDTAVKEAQEYQLVTGDDEVIKTDINVWAAGIKAPPFLAELGLTTNKKNQIEVNSTLQSVDDEKIFALGDCASCPMGESGTVPPRAQAAHQQAKLLAKNIVNRLDGKPLADFRYRDHGSLVSLARYDAVGNLMRSSASKGLFLEGWLARQAYASLYRMHQLSIHGAPKTGLAWLVDKLNRYLKPRMKLH, from the coding sequence ATGCCCACTCCCAGAATCGTGATTGTCGGCGCCGGCGCAGGTGGTTTAGCCCTCGCTACACGTTTAGGTCGCACTTTAGGTAAGCGCAAACGCGCAGAAATTGTGCTGCTGGATCGCAATACCACCCATGTGTGGAAACCGCTGCTCCACGAACTGGCGACCGGCGTGCTGAACTCCAGCATGGACGAGGTGGATCTTCGCGGGCACTCATCGGCGCACTTCTACCGCTTTCAGCGCGGTTCGCTCACCGGCATTAATCGCGAGCAGCAGACGCTCCAGTTAGCCCCGATTCTTGACGAAGAAGGATATGAAGTGCTGCCTGCCCGAGAGCTTGCCTATGACTACCTGGTCATGGCCATAGGCAGCGTCTCCAACGATTTCGGCACACCCGGTGTGGCGGAGCACTGCCACTTTATTGATTCCCCCGAGCAGGCCAAGGCGTTCCAGCGCGATATGATCAATACCTTTCTGCGCTATACCGACCCCAACCTGCGCCAGCATACGCAGTTGACCATTGGAATTGTCGGCGGCGGAGCAACAGGCGTAGAGCTTGCGGCCGAGTTGTTTGACGCTTCGCGCATGCTCAATGCCTATGGAGTGACGGCGCTGGATAACCAGCAAATCAGTGTGCACTTGCTAGAAGCAGCTCCCCGCTTGCTGCCAGGACTTTCGGAACGGGTCAGTCAAACGGTTAAAACAGAGCTTGAAGAGATGGGCGTGACGGTTCACACCGATACCGCCGTGAAAGAGGCTCAAGAGTACCAGTTGGTCACTGGTGACGATGAGGTGATCAAGACCGACATCAACGTCTGGGCAGCGGGGATCAAAGCGCCGCCGTTTTTGGCGGAACTAGGCCTAACCACGAATAAGAAAAACCAAATTGAAGTCAACAGCACTCTGCAAAGTGTCGATGATGAGAAGATTTTTGCCCTAGGCGACTGCGCCAGTTGCCCAATGGGAGAAAGTGGCACGGTGCCACCGCGCGCCCAGGCGGCTCATCAGCAGGCCAAACTGCTCGCCAAAAATATCGTCAATCGACTCGATGGCAAACCACTCGCCGATTTCCGCTACCGCGATCACGGCTCATTGGTATCACTGGCCCGCTACGATGCAGTGGGCAATTTAATGCGTAGCTCCGCCTCCAAAGGCTTGTTTTTAGAGGGCTGGCTGGCCCGCCAGGCCTATGCATCGCTCTACCGCATGCACCAGCTCTCTATTCATGGGGCGCCGAAGACGGGGCTAGCGTGGCTGGTCGATAAGCTTAACCGTTACTTAAAGCCGCGCATGAAGCTTCACTAA
- the rpe gene encoding ribulose-phosphate 3-epimerase, with the protein MTAAQDFLIAPSILSANFARLGEEVDNVLAAGADVVHFDVMDNHYVPNLTIGPMVCKALRKHGVTAPIDVHLMVKPVDRMISDFIEAGASYITFHPEASEHIDRSLQLIRDGGCKAGLVFNPATPLSYLDYVMDKVDMVLLMSVNPGFGGQSFIPSTLDKLREARARIDASRFDIRLEIDGGVKVDNIAEIAAAGADTFVAGSAIFSAHQASDPHGYDTVIKQMRAALAK; encoded by the coding sequence ATGACCGCTGCGCAGGACTTTTTGATTGCCCCCTCTATTCTTTCCGCTAACTTTGCGCGGCTTGGCGAGGAAGTTGATAACGTGTTGGCGGCTGGCGCGGATGTGGTGCACTTCGACGTCATGGATAATCACTATGTGCCCAACCTGACCATTGGCCCCATGGTGTGCAAAGCGCTGCGTAAACACGGCGTGACGGCGCCCATCGATGTGCATTTGATGGTCAAGCCGGTAGATCGCATGATCAGCGACTTTATTGAGGCGGGCGCCAGCTACATTACCTTTCACCCGGAGGCGTCTGAGCACATCGATCGCTCACTCCAGCTCATTCGTGATGGCGGCTGTAAAGCTGGCTTGGTGTTTAATCCGGCCACGCCGCTCTCCTATCTCGACTATGTGATGGATAAAGTCGATATGGTGCTACTAATGAGCGTTAACCCAGGTTTTGGCGGACAATCCTTTATCCCCAGTACGTTGGATAAGCTGCGCGAGGCGCGGGCGCGCATTGACGCCTCAAGATTTGATATACGCCTGGAGATCGACGGCGGGGTGAAAGTGGATAATATTGCCGAGATCGCCGCCGCGGGCGCCGATACCTTTGTGGCGGGATCCGCCATTTTCAGCGCCCACCAGGCCAGCGATCCCCACGGCTATGACACGGTAATCAAGCAGATGCGTGCGGCGCTGGCCAAGTAA
- the cysP gene encoding thiosulfate ABC transporter substrate-binding protein CysP: protein MALPTIFRRSLIAIALGVTVSGTAAAQERELLNSSYDIARELFAAINPEFQAWWQEEHGEEIEISQSHGGSSAQARAILQGLRADVVTFNQVTDVQVLADAGLVAEDWQDAFENNASPYYSTTAFLVRKGNPKGIESWDDLVKEDVKMVFPNPKTSGNGRYTYLAAWGFAENEFDGDEEQIEDFMRTFLANVAVFDTGGRGATTSFIEREIGDVLISFESEVNNIRSEYGSDDYEVIVPPVSILAEFPVAVVGENAERNGNSDLAQSYLEYLYTEEIQRLLAGFNYRVHNETVVEEFADQFPETELLEVDEVFGSWDEAMETHFEGGALLDQLQRR from the coding sequence ATGGCACTGCCCACCATTTTCCGCCGCAGCCTGATTGCCATTGCACTAGGCGTTACCGTTAGTGGTACCGCTGCTGCCCAGGAGCGGGAACTGCTCAACTCTTCCTACGATATCGCACGGGAATTATTTGCGGCGATCAATCCCGAGTTTCAGGCCTGGTGGCAGGAAGAGCACGGCGAAGAGATTGAAATTAGCCAGTCTCATGGCGGCTCTTCCGCCCAGGCCCGTGCCATTCTTCAAGGCCTGCGCGCCGATGTGGTGACCTTTAACCAGGTGACCGACGTGCAGGTACTCGCCGATGCCGGGCTGGTGGCTGAAGATTGGCAGGATGCGTTTGAGAACAATGCGTCGCCCTACTACTCTACCACTGCCTTCCTTGTGCGTAAGGGCAACCCCAAAGGTATTGAGAGCTGGGACGACTTAGTCAAAGAAGATGTAAAGATGGTCTTCCCCAACCCGAAAACCTCGGGTAACGGTCGCTATACCTACTTAGCCGCCTGGGGCTTTGCCGAGAATGAGTTCGATGGCGATGAAGAGCAAATTGAAGACTTCATGCGCACTTTCCTAGCTAATGTGGCGGTATTCGATACCGGCGGTCGTGGCGCAACCACTAGCTTTATCGAGCGTGAAATTGGCGATGTGCTGATTAGCTTTGAGTCTGAAGTGAACAATATCCGCAGCGAGTATGGCAGCGATGACTACGAAGTGATCGTGCCGCCAGTGAGCATTCTGGCCGAGTTCCCCGTTGCCGTTGTGGGCGAAAATGCTGAGCGCAACGGCAACAGCGATTTGGCCCAGAGCTATCTTGAGTACCTCTATACTGAAGAGATCCAGCGCCTGCTTGCGGGCTTCAACTACCGCGTGCATAACGAGACCGTGGTTGAAGAGTTTGCCGACCAGTTCCCCGAAACCGAACTGCTTGAAGTGGATGAGGTGTTCGGCAGCTGGGATGAAGCCATGGAGACTCACTTCGAGGGTGGCGCCCTTCTCGACCAGTTACAGCGTCGCTAA